In the Canis aureus isolate CA01 chromosome 36, VMU_Caureus_v.1.0, whole genome shotgun sequence genome, aagtgtattattatctaagtatttcttcactttggttattaattggtttaaatatagGACTTAAATCTTGATGTTAGCTATTGTCTAAGTAAGTGCAGCTAACACTGGAaattaagttctttttaaaaaaaactatgaatgcagtttaagtatttaaaatactCTAGGTGGCAAAAAGCTCTCAGATACAAAATAGTATAGTATCAGaattaggaatttttaaattttgccttaaaattttcattccaatttcaaatattttaaaataattagttttctCTTTGTAGACAGTAAGTAGATGAATAGATAATTTGACAGATTGCTCAAAGAAAATTAACTagcaaatttattataaattcaaataaatactACAGAATTTTCTaaccttttgtttttaacattacAGTTCCAGGAATTCAACTCTAAGAATGGTTTTGATCCTTTTCTAAGGAATATAAACCACAAAATGTCAGTCggaaaaaggaaagagcaagATATGTAcaaatgtagaaatattttaagtgcaGAGGTTATAGAGCATGAAGACCAAGATCCTCCTTACCCAACATATTCAAAAACTGCAAGACCTACTAATAAAACCTGGCCTCATGATCCTGGCATCACCACAGCAAAGACTTTAGACACAAAGACTAAGCTAAAGTTAGCCCATGATCCCGATTTCATCACAATAAAGACTTTAGACActaagaaaaagttaaaagaaagacTACCAAATGTATCTCTACCTAATTTTGAAGGAGAATCATCAATGACTGGAAATGTAAATACATGTCGCTTCTCAAAATCATTAAATCTTACTTCTCACCTAGAAAGTTTAAAACAATCAATTATGCTCAAGtcaattttaagtaaaaatctgCAAGACCtttcagataaattattttctaaaccaGAGTCTTCTGTGGACACTGAAGCAAGAAAGGAAAGTCGTAGTTCTCCACTTCCGAGTGTTTATGATGAGCCACCAAGTAGTTTGGAAAACAAAGTATTTGAAAAAGTTAAAGATTTAAATAGCTGGGTttcagaaaaagatattttaagttcAAAGTCTCTTTTAAGACAAATAATTAAAGATATTCCTGCAGATTCACTTTCAGAAGGTGGACCAAGAAATTCTCCAGTGGTAGAAAGGGCACTTGTCTCTGAAAAACACTTGGAAGCTGGTGAGATTgattttccaataaaaaatgatttcaaaaagaaTCATTCAAAAATTGAACTGTCTAGCTCTAAACCAGATGTAAGTGACAGTGCACATGATTATGTTATAAAGCAAATATTCACTGCACCTGTCTTCTCAGAGTTGGAAGTGGGAGTGAAAGAATTAAGTGAGACATCAGTAAATTTGCAGAATCAATTACCCACAGCTTGGGAGAGTATATCTTCAAATATTCTACTTCAATATGAAGAAAACAATGATGAAATAGAATTGCCACAGGCCAAATCTGTTATAAGCCAGATAATACAAGCATTTCCTATAGATAGACTTTTGGAATCTGGGATAATCAAAGTGATAGAATTAGATAAAGAATATCAGAAGAGATCTGTGATGGCTTCAGAGACCGTCTTTGCTGGAGAAGAGCCAAAGTATTCCACAGAGGATTATTTGGAAACCCAAAGCAGTACAGAACCTCTTTCAGAGCAGAATACACTCATCATTCCCAAAGAAACCACTTCTTTGAATAGAGTTGAATATGTGGATGAAGGTCAAAATTTATCCCTACAACATTCAAAATATCCGTCAGCACCAGATAAAAAAACAGATATGCCAAATAATAGTCAGAGGTTtgatagagaagaaaatgatcTAAATTCTACTTTAGAAAATTTAACTAACTCATTAATGGGTAAACTTAATGATTCAGATGTAATAATGTTAAAATCCTTCTTAAAAcatgtgtttaatatttttttcaaatataatcagTTTGATAGAAGACAACcagaaaaagaattagaaagacTAATTCAGCATCCTGTTCCAAATAATACAGAAGACcttgaagaaatcaaagagaatttTGATAAAGCAGATAAATTAGACAGAAAACCTATTTTGAGTCCAAAACTGCGTATATTTCTAGAAGAACTCTCagagtcagaaataaaaaatttaaaatctgaactAAGTAAACATATCCAACATTACCTTGTAGAAAGACTTTCAGAATCTGGACACATCACCAAAGAAGACTTACCAAAAATCTATCAAAATCTGTATTTGATGAATGAGAAAGTGGAGCCAAAAGggcaaaatatttttctggaaaaatattcagaaactgtaaaagaaatcatgtcttttgtaaataattttaatcatCATTTCATAGataaacatttggaaataaagctaagatcttttttaaatgaaattctccAAAACTATTTCCTAAAAAACCTTTCTGAAAGCAGTTTATTTAAAGAGACAGAATCTGAGACTGTCCACTCAAACATGTCTTCTCTAAGAACTAAAAGTGCCTCCATATCTTTTCATGAGTTAAGACAAGACATTTCAAGGGGGAGTTTTGGGAAAAGACTTGACTTAAAGATGAAATATCCTTTAAATAAATCTCTACAAAACTATCTTATAACTTTAAcagaaaatgaacttttaaatCTAAAAGCCAATTTAAGCAAACACCTCCAGAGCCTTTTTATAGAAAAACTTTCAAAGTCAGGACTACTCACAGAAAGACAATTAGAGGGGATCAACCAACATATAAATTTGATCAATTCTAGTACTATAccattaaaatgtataaagccagatttatcttttagaaatgaaaatcaacttatggaagagaattcagaaaagcaaaataaatattcaaaaattattcaaaaaacaaCTTTACAAAAAGTTCCTAAAGATAGACTTACTGAAACGGAACTGaccaagaaggaagaaagggaatatTTTTCCTTACAGCATATTAAGGAAAATCCATCAATAATTGAGGAACAGAAAAGATACTATCCTGAAGAAGGAGCCCAAACCCTGAGATTAATTAAACTACAACCTTCTTTCATCAAAAATACCCAAGTGATTCCCTTAAATAAGTCATCAGAAAGACTTACAGATATAGTGCTTAAGAAACACAGGAAAGAATATGGTTTTATCCAGCTTCCTCGAGCagaaaattatgattttaaaacagATATTCAAGACCCACATAGTTGGAGTGGCAAATCAAAAACAAGTCAGTCAAATGTTTGCTTTGAAAGGACACTAAAAACAAAGCCCCTTGAAAAAAAAGAGCATAATATGTGTAAGTTGATAGCACAGGAAAAACCTGAAGCTGTACTGTCACTTTATCCAAGAATTCCTAATTGCAAAATGCCAAGTGAAAATGAAGACTATGTATACAAATACACTTTTCCTTCCAGGCAGAGTAGCACTTTAACTCATTTCAATTTAGAGGCTGGGGAGAAATCAAAGTTAGAAGACCAGTATATTCGGAgattgaaaggaaataataataataataaaaaacaacatTTAGTAACATTTGcacaatacaaaaaaatacatactctTTCTGTAAGAGAAGATGGAATTTGTGATGAAAAATATGCCAAGTTCCCTGAATCACagtctttaaaatacaaaattgtgGAAGCTCAGAAAAACTCAAAACCATCCCTCTTCCCAGAAGTATTAAAGACAGAAAATCTAAAGCCCAAGGTCCGAAAAGAAAGAGACCGTGTCAACAAACAAAAGAAGTCATTTAGCAAGATACTACCAACCACACTGCCCACCACAAGAATTCTAAGGAAATCTGTTCCAAGAACATTGCTTCACTGGACTGCAAGAAGAACTATACATGTAATACTGTTTTTCTAAGTCTTCTAGTTTTGTATTTAGCAAAGTTTGTAAATAATGTACTTTAGGGTATATATGTCTGTATGCAAGTATGTGTGTAACCTTTGTTGCCCCAAGATATACGGactgtcaaatttttaaaaattcttctgacATTCAAATTCACCTCACCCAATTCAAAACGCAGTCACAAAGTCAGGGGACTGGTAACACATTTAGTGCCTTTGTGTAAAATAGATAAAGGCCACTCCCTCTGGAGCACGAATTAGAAAAAGACACCCTGCTTCTTCTGAGCAGACACTGTAGACTGAGACACCCTGGAGCAAGAGCACATTGCTCTGTCCATGGAAAACTGATTTCAGCCACAACTCACCCCTCAGCCAGGGGCTCCATGCAGGCACAACCGATACAATTATTGGCAGTGGCTGTATACTATGGAAACATAGCTGGGATTTTGTTTTCAtgcagatataaatatataattctcAGATTGCtaagttatatttgtttcagtaaACAAAGATATGTGCCAGTTATTCTGATAAGCATTAGATATgcaattttttcaaatttatatatatgcatttataatcTACTGGACTATggatgaaaaaattttaatttaacttctATTACCATTGCCCCTCTGGTATATCATGTGCTAAGAAACTTGGAATTCAAACCTATTTATAATATTAACATAAAACAATTAGGAAGGTAAACCTGCTGCCAGACTTTATGCGAACCATTCTAAAGCAAAGTTAAAATCTAGGAATGGAAGGACTTACTTTAATTTTCTGGACTACTGCTCTTCTCCGTTAGTGTATATAAATAGGTATGACCCACAACTGAGAGAACTCGTAAATCCCAAAATAGTATTACATTGATAGTTTGATGTGCATAATCCTTTGAATGAGAAAATAGGTCTAATTTAgaacagttgcttttttttttttttcttagaacagTTGCTTTGAATTTGCTTTCATAGTAAAGCAAATTTAGCTTTAGTAAGCAGTAAAATTAGTAGCAGGGGAAATATTATCAATGCAGCTTATACTCTTAACTTTGGATTTCTCTTTCCTATTAAATTTGGTAATTTAGTATTgactgtgtgtgtacacacttaGTGGATACGTGTGTGTATCAACTATGACAAGGAAGTAGAAGATGGGCTCATAGTTTTGGGAAAGGAAAGACTTTCTGAAGTTCCTTTACACAAATTGAATCTTTAATATCatttttccaaacaaaacaataagTAGTGTTTATATCATATAATATGAGATCATATAGGATCTCAGAAACTTTATCCTAAGAGTGGGCAGGAGAGATGgagttatctttatttttctctgttaaaCCAGCAGTCCCTAAACTTTCCAGTAGAGTTGAGAAAATTGAGTGGTAGGAGAGCATTTTTTTCAGATCATTGGAAAGACTTGCTCATCTGATTCTTTTCTAAAATCCAAGAATCTCCCAAAGGAGTCAAAATAGAAGATCAGAAATTGAATTGTAGGACCATCCAGAAAAGTAACCAGTTGTGTGGGTCTGCATGCCCTTCGGCTGGTACTCCAGCAATCAGTTATTTCATCTGTAAAGCAAGAATTATATATTACCAAAGTAGCAGAAATTCCCTTAAATGTGGCTTACCTAATTGTTCCACATACAtaagaggggaagaggaagaatgtTTCCTTGCCTTCTTCAAATCCAGGCAAAAATAAAGTAGGTAGAATTTGTTTTTAGACTCTTTATACCCCTTTTTTTGTAAATCTTTCTTGCTGCACTAATTTTTAGTCCTGTACAACCTCTGTCTACCCTCCAATTCTATTAATTCATTCTCACCTTCTCTCTAAATCAGGATAGCTTATTGCTTTGGTGTGGTCATCTCTGCAAAGTGTTAAGGGACAAGATGCTCAGACTGCATGGGAAACTAGTTCATACTAGCGTAGGAATGACTAATAGCTCCATACCTTGTTAGGGATAATTGTAGgttattatatgtttattataaaagagagtcatattatgtaaatttttaaaaaagaaaaggaaaacaaagcccATAATCCTATCACCCTAACccaatgataattttaaaaaaataattttggtgtatatctttctagttattttcctaaatgttttacttctttactCAGAAtgtacataaaaatttttattactttaaacaaTATAACTATGTCCTTGGATGCCAGGATCTCTATGTGTGCGTGAAGGTGCATTAAAGAAGATGtttattaacttttaaagaatgaaactCTGGATGATATAACATATCAGTTCATGATTTATATTTGGGgttggagaaaatatattttggagaagAATTATAGAATAGGCTAACTGCCTTGGTCTAGGAGTCTGATTCCTAAGGACAGCTCCCCTAAATTTTTCTGGTTTCCAGCTTCGTATCTTCTATCGCTTCTAAAATACAAGATCCTTTGAAacattggcctttttttttttttaaagcatggtttcttttttctttttctttttttttttttttaattcattcatgagagacagagagagagaggcagagacacaggcagagggagaagcaggctccatgcaggaagcctgacgagggactcaatcccagtcttccaggatcacaccctgggctgaaggtggtgctaaagcGCTGAGACACCTTGGCTGCCCCAAAAGCATGGTTTCTGTAATAGGATCTAATAGGAGGCATTGGGTTTAGGATCTGAATTTGGGGACTgcctataaaatatttgttgcctttgttttttctctttaactgTTGATATTACAAACTTCAGTTCTTGgaaatttgaatgtatttttaagaaaactaactCACCaacctgaatttttattttaatatttaggatTGTTCGGATAGATTTGAGGATATACCTGTGACCCCATTTAAGCATGCTGAACAAGCAAAATCAAGAACAAAGCTTTTAGGAAAAAGCTCAGATGATAGCCATAATCAGTTAAAACACTTCACAAGACCGAATACTGCTCCAGAGGTTAACAAACGGCGAGAGAGCTACAATGGAAAATGTACAAGTCCTCGAATGGTTTCAGCAGGCTTAGTGTACGTCAATGATGCAATCCCAAATTATGAAATCCATAAAATGCggcaaaaaaaaagattaagagagAATATTGAAAAGTGTTCGCTCATTTGTGATATTATCCAAATGTTAAAAGTTCAGAACGATATATAAGGCCAACAGTCAATTTCTCCAATTAACAAAATGGTTTGGAGATATGTCCTTTTGTGTGATAGAAATCAACCAAATTTCATCTTGTTAGAaccattttgtttaaattaaaatgaaaaagaagcacTTTTGatgtaaatgtgtttttgtttatgAACCTTAGGGAACAGACCAAGAAATACATATTCAGTTCATatttgttaagttttattttccagcttttctctctttttactgTATAACAATATCCTATCAGTTGATAGTCCTCTGATTTCCCAAATCTTTGTTAGTCTCTAAATTATTTCTGTCTACCCAGTGTTCAGGGTCTTTATTTGCAGTTATTTATGTTTAGCCTTTTATTATGAATATACTTATTTTTGGCTCTAAGTATATTTCCAGATTCAACAGTATGTAATTTTCTGGGCTTAGGGAACATCCACTAATTTTAATATCATCTGCTATTACAACTTTTgcactataaataaatataagaacagATTTAATACTATTTCCTGAGGCACCTCCTATGGTGAACCGACTCTTCTAATTTACTCAGAAAACTATGAAAGGACCTCTTTAATAGCATGAAACTTAGGAAATCACATTAAACTGTAGAAacagggacgccagggtggctcagcagtttagcacctgccttcatgcccagggcgtgatcccagggttctgggttcgagtcccacatcaggttccctgcatggagcctgcttctccctctgcctgtgtctctgcctctctttctctctctgtgtctctcattaataaataaataaaaattttaaactgtagAAACTGCATAAAAATTAGCAAGATCAacataggatttatttttatttattatttgagagagacttcTGAGAATTGGTTCtacccccctctttttttaaattcaagtataattaacatgcagttttatattagtttcaggtatacaatatagtgattcaacaattctatacattactaaGTGTCCATCAAGGTAAGTGTacctttaatccccttcacctgtttcacccatcccccgacctacctcccctctagttacatttgttctctatatttaagagtctgttttttttgtctttttttttgttcatttgtttttaaaattctacatgagtgaaatcatatggtatttgtctctctgacttatttcccttagcattataccttGTAGATCCATTCATCTTGTGGCAAGTagcaatatttctttctttttttattgctgagtaatattcctatgtgtgtgtgtgatgtctatccattcatctagcaATGCACACTTGAGCTGCtgccatatcttgactattgtaaataatgctctaataaacataaggatgcatatatcttttcatattagtgtttttgtatcctttgggtaaatatccaatagtagaattactggatcatatggtaattctatttttaattttttgaaaaactgccagactgttttccacagtggctgcatcggTTTGTATTCCGGCAAACAGTGCATGAGGGGTatttttgctccacatcctcactaacacttgttatttcttatgttttttattttatccattctgacaggtgttaggtaatttctcattgtggttttgatttgcacttccctgatgatgagggatgtcaaacatcttttcacgtgtgtatcttctttggaaaaaggtctattcatctcctctgcccatttttaaattggattatttgtttcttttgggaGGTTGAGCTGtataaattcttcatatattttggatattaatgctttattagatatataatttgtaa is a window encoding:
- the CATSPERT gene encoding cation channel sperm-associated targeting subunit tau isoform X14 — translated: MKKEYRNLNTWMEKASYLEGLLTPKFAHKERKGSDTSELLASLFEKEPENGVTSDEKAEIRQINHSEVTQPLTDVPFIKEEAETVPSELPDNDDKKDLILPPLNESNQDNSDAVAIAPESDESTKQTDESTKQTDESTKQTPLPVVPVLTITEENKTLPLEEYQSKAPPEGKMKNMFPPPEVKLKDRYPSLLKTDSSPSESTFCSISPKNGNGNCPNTVDRVMQSQFCGQKNTNKKGKSVIFSPVEYTLPSFRPEFIEFKPKYLFQEFNSKNGFDPFLRNINHKMSVGKRKEQDMYKCRNILSAEVIEHEDQDPPYPTYSKTARPTNKTWPHDPGITTAKTLDTKTKLKLAHDPDFITIKTLDTKKKLKERLPNVSLPNFEGESSMTGNVNTCRFSKSLNLTSHLESLKQSIMLKSILSKNLQDLSDKLFSKPESSVDTEARKESRSSPLPSVYDEPPSSLENKVFEKVKDLNSWVSEKDILSSKSLLRQIIKDIPADSLSEGGPRNSPVVERALVSEKHLEAGEIDFPIKNDFKKNHSKIELSSSKPDVSDSAHDYVIKQIFTAPVFSELEVGVKELSETSVNLQNQLPTAWESISSNILLQYEENNDEIELPQAKSVISQIIQAFPIDRLLESGIIKVIELDKEYQKRSVMASETVFAGEEPKYSTEDYLETQSSTEPLSEQNTLIIPKETTSLNRVEYVDEGQNLSLQHSKYPSAPDKKTDMPNNSQRFDREENDLNSTLENLTNSLMGKLNDSDVIMLKSFLKHVFNIFFKYNQFDRRQPEKELERLIQHPVPNNTEDLEEIKENFDKADKLDRKPILSPKLRIFLEELSESEIKNLKSELSKHIQHYLVERLSESGHITKEDLPKIYQNLYLMNEKVEPKGQNIFLEKYSETVKEIMSFVNNFNHHFIDKHLEIKLRSFLNEILQNYFLKNLSESSLFKETESETVHSNMSSLRTKSASISFHELRQDISRGSFGKRLDLKMKYPLNKSLQNYLITLTENELLNLKANLSKHLQSLFIEKLSKSGLLTERQLEGINQHINLINSSTIPLKCIKPDLSFRNENQLMEENSEKQNKYSKIIQKTTLQKVPKDRLTETELTKKEEREYFSLQHIKENPSIIEEQKRYYPEEGAQTLRLIKLQPSFIKNTQVIPLNKSSERLTDIVLKKHRKEYGFIQLPRAENYDFKTDIQDPHSWSGKSKTSQSNVCFERTLKTKPLEKKEHNMCKLIAQEKPEAVLSLYPRIPNCKMPSENEDYVYKYTFPSRQSSTLTHFNLEAGEKSKLEDQYIRRLKGNNNNNKKQHLVTFAQYKKIHTLSVREDGICDEKYAKFPESQSLKYKIVEAQKNSKPSLFPEVLKTENLKPKVRKERDRVNKQKKSFSKILPTTLPTTRILRKSVPRTLLHWTARRTIHDCSDRFEDIPVTPFKHAEQAKSRTKLLGKSSDDSHNQLKHFTRPNTAPEVNKRRESYNGKCTSPRMVSAGLVYVNDAIPNYEIHKMRQKKRLRENIEKCSLICDIIQMLKVQNDI